In Flavobacterium gelatinilyticum, a genomic segment contains:
- a CDS encoding TIGR01777 family oxidoreductase, translating into MSKLIIAAGTGFLGQVLVNHFKNKFDEVVILTRGKSKTAGGIKYVNWNARTFSGWEKEVENASVLINLAGKSVNCRYTKENKKEILWSRIDSTKILNKAVLNCQNPPKHWLNSSTATIYRFSLDKEMDEINGEIGNDFSINVALSWEKAFFKTETPNTLKTALRTSIVLGKNDGALVTLKNLAKLGLGGKQGKGNQFVSWIHEEDFANAVDFVIEKEITGVINIVSPKPVRNTDFMQQLRKSIGMPFGIPANIFLLKIGSFFIRTEAELVLKSRNVIPKRLLENGFKFKYDSVEKAFRNLLTKS; encoded by the coding sequence ATGAGCAAACTTATTATAGCAGCCGGAACCGGATTTCTGGGACAGGTCTTAGTCAATCATTTCAAAAATAAATTTGATGAGGTTGTAATCCTTACACGCGGAAAATCAAAAACTGCCGGCGGTATTAAATATGTAAACTGGAATGCCAGAACTTTTTCGGGCTGGGAAAAGGAAGTAGAGAATGCTTCGGTTTTAATTAATCTTGCCGGAAAATCGGTTAACTGCCGTTATACCAAAGAAAACAAAAAAGAGATTTTATGGTCCAGAATTGACAGCACAAAAATTTTAAATAAAGCAGTTTTAAATTGTCAGAACCCGCCCAAACACTGGCTCAATTCATCAACAGCTACTATTTATCGTTTTTCTTTAGACAAAGAAATGGATGAGATAAATGGCGAAATTGGAAATGATTTTTCTATAAATGTGGCTCTTTCGTGGGAAAAAGCTTTTTTTAAAACCGAAACACCAAATACCTTAAAAACCGCTTTGCGAACTTCGATCGTTTTAGGGAAAAACGACGGTGCTTTGGTTACGTTAAAGAATCTGGCAAAATTGGGCTTAGGAGGAAAACAAGGAAAAGGAAATCAGTTTGTAAGCTGGATTCATGAAGAGGATTTTGCCAATGCGGTAGATTTTGTAATCGAAAAAGAAATTACCGGCGTTATCAATATCGTTTCTCCCAAACCAGTCCGTAATACCGATTTCATGCAGCAGCTCCGAAAAAGTATTGGAATGCCTTTTGGAATTCCGGCAAATATATTTTTACTTAAAATTGGATCTTTCTTTATCCGGACAGAGGCTGAATTGGTCTTAAAAAGCAGAAATGTGATTCCTAAACGACTTTTGGAAAATGGATTTAAATTTAAGTATGATTCTGTTGAAAAAGCCTTTCGTAATTTATTGACTAAATCTTAA